The DNA region GGCAATTAATTTTGCTGTGGTTACCTTCTCGATAAGGGAGAGGTAATAAGGCTTGACTTTCTCAACATCGATTCGGACTTTGCTCTTGCTGTAGAGGTCATATTTGCTACACAGAAAAATGTTATTAATAAGGTTCGAAGATATACTAGGAGTAATCAATTTATCAGGAGAAAAAGCACAAATAAGGAAGCATTACTTGAATATATGGAGCCATTTGAGGTTTGCCTCATCTTCCTCATTCATTAAGTGCCGGTACGCTCCTGACCGATGCAGAGCTgcaaattttccattttgctTCCGATGAAAATCTTTGTGTTCGATAAGATTATGGAGAAATGTCAGTCGGCAAGTTCACTTACAATAAAAGGAGTGGTATCTTATAACGAAAAGAGCTGCTGAAGGCAGAGTTGTCTTGTTTTCCTTAGCCACCTGCAAAAGAAACAATAACACCAACATTATTCCTAGGACCACCGAAAAAGATAACGAGTAAATCCTCTATTTAGATTTGGGGGAAAGGGTCGACATACCAGGTACATATAGTCATCGTGGCCCCATGACATCATCACTTTATCTAGTCCGCATCGTTCAGAGTAAACTCCATACCTTGTGTTGTATGCAGGGTTACTGTAGTCTGGATTTTCTTTGAAGTACTGCAAATTTAATGGAAGAACAAAATCCTATCAGATCCTTGACCcgggaaaaaataataataataaaacaacCGCTTATTATAATCTTAGACGAGAACTTTGAGTAGATTAAAGTTAGCAAAAGTACCTTGTGATGAACAATTGATTCATCGAAGGCACAGCCCACTGGGAATGTGTCACCAACAACAGCCCATTGAGGAAGCTCTCCGAAGCTCCAATGAAGCAGAACCTTCCCCAGATCTGTCACCAGAGACATAGCTTTTCTTTTAAGTCTAGTTGTTCGAGTTAAAGGATGTCTATGTATGTAGAGGGGCATGGAAAATGCCCAGATACCGTGAATGAGGCCAGTCAAGTGAAGCCAATCCTCGTCCGGGTAGTCCCTTCTAATGGCCTCGGCGGTCTGCAAGAGATGCTCGATCTGAGGCTCGTCCAAGTCGGGGTCACTCTCGTCCACCACATCATTCAGGAGCTCACAGCACTCCCAAATGCTCATCTCCACTCTGTTCAATTTCCCATACTCTTCTCTCATCCTCTTCACCTGCaccattatttaaaaaaataaataaataaataaatcccctcgatcaatttaaaaaaatgccTAAAAATATTAACGTAAAAGTTTCCTGAATTTCATTTCTTATAAAAATGGCTTACAAAGTCATAAGTTTGGTTGATGTGGTTGGTCCCATAGAAGTTCTCGACTCCGTCCTGCCTTGCACTCTCAGCATCATAGTTCCTGTTTTCGACATGAAATGGGCCGTTAATGGGCTGAGCTGAAGAAAACTGTTCACGGGCTTTCGGCCCATTTACATCTTTCGAATCGCCAGCAAGTATCCTCTGCTAATTGGGCTGGTTTTCTATTAGGGATCTATTCATGAGGTGTTAATACTATTTAGCGttgtgatcaacaaaaatgaaCTTGATCGATATACTCGAATGCGAAgcgcatataaaatataatacaagaaaaggaaaacatgaACTTGATCGATATACTCGAATGCGAAgcgcatataaaatataatacaagaaaaggaaaacaatttGGTTTAATCGCACCAATCTTCTATATAGATCCACCTAGATATAGCTATTAATAAGTTTTTTCGTCTAGAAATATTAATATCTCAAGAAATAGAACATATTAATATCTCAAGAAATAGAACATGTCGTGAAATTTGGATTGTTCTTAAAATAGGTACGACCTAAAAAAAGGTTGAATTCAAAGAATAATGAATAAAACATATATTTCAGGTTCTTTACCCATGACTGTTTGAGGAGGTCTTGTATATTCACTAGAAGCATTTGTGAGGGATTAGTTTTAATCGATAGTCGATAGTACTCGTGGTCATAAttaaggggggaaaaaaaataatcattggcaatccaattatttaattatcatcACCGCGCCGTTTCCATCGGAAATCGTCCGAAAGTAAGGTGCAGACTGATATGAAATATAGCTTCATTTTACTCAAAGAGCACATGGTCACAAGgtcatttcatttctttctttctttttcttttttaacctTTTctattcggcaaatttctgtCTCTGCGATGTATTGCCAGCTGGCCTTCCAATCAAATGAGTCTGTCACTATAATTTGTGGtctggaattttttttttcccctgggGGTTCTGGTGGTTCAGGAAGTAacaaagttaattaattaagtagttaattttaattaattaacagtgccatggaaaagaaaaattaaaacctaAAAGTGTGGCCAAATGAGTTGGTCTCCGGCACCGAAAACCCGCCATCGTGATGCTGCGCCACTTCTTTCTCTCTGTTTGCTTGCATCTTCTTTTCCCCCTCATATCCTGTGACTATATTTGTGccagaaaataagaaaaagaaaaaagaaaagaaagaccTATAAATTACAAACTCGAGATCAATTGGGCAGCTATTTAACAAAAACATTTAGATAAATAACATGATGGCAAATTTTAATACATTATTTgcaattttttccattttaagTGGAAAGGCTAAAATCGGAGAGGGAAAGAAAAGCACAAAATTAGAGGAAAAAACCAGAGTTAAAAGTTGGAAAcgattaatttgattttgcaattaatttccaaaaaaaatatgaatttggagaggaagaaatatatcaaatcaaGCAGCTAAGTTCGTTGACGATAACTGTGCAACAAAGAAAATTATGGTGAAAATTCattctctatatatattacattaaaAAACCAGAAATTAGAAGCTGGATCAAGAAAGATTTgtaagaaattatatttaaaaaaaaaaaaagctagaACTTggaggagggaaaaaaaaaatgtaccaACATCATGCTGCCCAATGAGGATAGTCATCCCGAATCGAATCGGAAGCCCGGTACCAATACCGTCGGCGAAAACCTAGAGAATGAACTCGAGAAATGATAtaagaaaagaggaaattcGAGTGGTGGTTGCGGCATTATAGGGCCTGGAAAACGGGGCCTATTTATAGTTGGCCGGAGAGTCCTTCCCTGAGAATTCCGACTTCCCGAGTCCTTCCCTGAAAAATCGTAATTTAGTTCCCCGCAGAATCATTCCTTTTCCCCTAACTTAGCCTCCACCCTCCCCCATTTTTCAAACCCCTTTATATACTTTATTATTATCCTTCATCTcccatattatattatatatcaacAAACACTTATCccttgaataattttttatttatcaataaattaaaattttattcttgTTTATTTATGCAAAAGTAAAACAAGAGGATAAGAGATAAGGTTGGTTTTAGGGTGTGTTTTTGCTCATGTGACAGCTTGAAACAaagttattgaaaaatataatgcTGATTAAGATGCAAACATTTTTAAAGTGTTTCAagtaaattaatgaaaatggtTGGAAAATGAcataatatgaaataaatttcacaaattttaagtaaatcacataatatatatttttaagaaaattattttgactAAATCACTTATATCTTGAACGAAGTACACATATATCAAAAAGTTTAAGTTAtattattagtaaattacATATGCATTTACTTGAAATTTTAGTAAAATATCCGACTGCCTCATGCCAACATGTTTGGCAACTGCACCATAAAGTTTCTCTTGATCGGTGTCCACAAGATATTATCTTAAAACTGTTGAGAGTAAAATAAGAGTAATCAGTGCTTAAAATACTGAATAAGCTAAAATTGTTCTAAGAGTTCGCAATCTGCCAAATTCCAATACGAGAGATATTGAGTACATAAATAGGATCCGTATACAACCATGATGATAAGGAGGATCCCACAGAGATAGCAACTACTTGTATGTACCTACTATACAAAACTTAATGTATGATACAAGAATCTTCTAGATCCTAATAATTGTTTTTATAAAGAAACCTATCAATACGAGAGATTATTAAGTGATTTTATCTTACCACATGACATGAGAAAGAACtaaataaattacaataaattaaataataagtgttaatcactcgattaattataataaaaaaattttaattgaaataattttattaattctttctTACCATATCATTATGAGGTAGAATCATTCAAAATTACCTCTATAAACACACGGTGAAAATCAATCCAAGATAagatttgaaaagttcttttttCTACTTAAAAAGATAAGAGGAAAAGCGTCGATGGGACGCACCTCCAAAAGCAGCCTTAGGATTCTTTACAGTAGtacatgtttttctttttccttttttttttattttgatatccaaaattttaattaaatttttactaatttaatcGAATCCAATTAGttcattaaataatataaattttctaatataaattttttcattaaataataaaaaaattagtataaattttttctatttacaagatttaaattcaaaattttaagagAAACTAGAGTGGGCGAGAGATGTCATGCTTTTACAACAAGCTCATATTTCCACTTCTTTTTAATGGATGAATGCGACTTGCGCGTCCGCTCATCTATTggattttttctttcctccttgcaaaagttaaaataataataataataataaagttaaataaaaagataagagAGGAGATCCGCGCAAGCTGGTAACCGGCAGGTGGGCTCCGATCAAGTACGGCCGGTTGCTGAGGAAATGGCTTCCTGGCCGTTAGTCCAAAGATATTTATCAAAGTTGTGGGCCCACCTGTCACCAGCCTTTTCAAGGTGACTGAGTCAGCTTCACGTCGGCTTTCTTAACGTTGGGTCACGGGGTCCTCGTGGGGCCCATGTGACGTGGAACTTAATCATGCTGCTACGACACGTTTTCGTTACTATCCAGGCGTCGTAAAATCTTACGGTCTACGGTCTACGTTCCCCGTATGTTTGGCTGGTCTTGGTGCCGGCGGTGAAAGGCCGTCTGGGTTCTCCACCACGCGGAAGGCGGTAGCTGCGAAACTGACACGTTCCCTTCGGTGGGGCCTACGATCGGTGACTGAACGGGGGCCTTTCCGGCGTGATTGGCTACGATGCAGATACACTGCTACAAGCAGTGCCCGTCATGAGAGCAGATCAGACTTTGGGCCAGCCGAGACATTATGAATTTATCGGTCCGGCACGGGCGGGTGCGGCGGAGGGTGCGGGTGCCTTTGGAATCGGAAAA from Punica granatum isolate Tunisia-2019 chromosome 3, ASM765513v2, whole genome shotgun sequence includes:
- the LOC116201623 gene encoding inositol oxygenase 1-like yields the protein MTILIGQHDVVTGYEGEKKMQANREKEVAQHHDGGFSVPETNSFGHTFRNYDAESARQDGVENFYGTNHINQTYDFVKRMREEYGKLNRVEMSIWECCELLNDVVDESDPDLDEPQIEHLLQTAEAIRRDYPDEDWLHLTGLIHDLGKVLLHWSFGELPQWAVVGDTFPVGCAFDESIVHHKYFKENPDYSNPAYNTRYGVYSERCGLDKVMMSWGHDDYMYLVAKENKTTLPSAALFVIRYHSFYSLHRSGAYRHLMNEEDEANLKWLHIFNKYDLYSKSKVRIDVEKVKPYYLSLIEKYFPAKLKW